A single region of the Mycoplasma mycoides subsp. mycoides SC str. PG1 genome encodes:
- a CDS encoding CinA family protein: MSLKKIVKLLIKANLTISTCESFTGGLFSNLITNIKNSSKIFYGSFVCYQTMFKENILNIDKQVIKKDGVISFECAKEMLIKTYELTKTNIVVSFTGNAGPNSMENKPVGLAYIGVFYNNDIKVFEFKPKFVVSRKFFKKRAIKFIVKKIKQMVLF; encoded by the coding sequence ATGAGTTTAAAAAAAATAGTTAAATTATTAATTAAAGCTAATTTAACAATTTCAACTTGTGAATCATTTACTGGTGGATTATTTAGTAATTTAATTACTAATATTAAAAATAGTTCAAAAATATTTTATGGGTCATTTGTTTGTTATCAAACTATGTTTAAAGAAAATATTTTAAATATAGATAAACAAGTTATTAAAAAAGATGGTGTTATTTCTTTTGAGTGTGCAAAAGAAATGCTTATAAAAACTTATGAACTAACAAAAACAAATATTGTAGTTAGTTTTACTGGTAATGCTGGTCCTAATAGTATGGAAAATAAACCTGTAGGTTTAGCTTATATTGGTGTTTTTTATAATAATGATATTAAAGTTTTTGAATTTAAACCTAAATTTGTAGTATCTAGAAAGTTCTTTAAAAAAAGAGCTATTAAATTTATTGTAAAAAAAATTAAGCAAATGGTTCTTTTTTAA
- the recA gene encoding recombinase RecA has protein sequence MSTEIQKIEDNNLKESQMWNSKELKEAIKEIEKMFGKGSIMVLGQSDNLNVETFSSGSLLLDNALGIGGYPKGRIIEIYGPESSGKTTLSLHAICEIQKLGGIAAFIDAEHSLDPKYCHNLGIDTNKLLVSQPDNGEQALDILEMLINSNSIDLIIVDSVAALVPKTELEGEMSDQSIGLQARMMSKALRKLNGLIAKSNTTVIFINQLREKIGVIFGNPETTTGGKALKFFSSIRLEVRKSENILSNSEIIGNKIKIKIVKNKTAIPFKTATISLLYNKGIDKIGELVDLLVSYEIVEKSGVWYSYQNEKIGQGKTSVIQWLNADEKRTNELIQQVKKIIEQKE, from the coding sequence ATGAGTACAGAAATACAAAAAATAGAAGATAATAATTTAAAAGAATCACAAATGTGAAATTCAAAAGAACTAAAAGAAGCTATTAAAGAAATTGAAAAAATGTTTGGTAAAGGTTCTATTATGGTTCTTGGTCAAAGTGATAATTTAAATGTCGAAACTTTTTCATCAGGTTCACTTTTATTAGATAATGCTTTAGGAATTGGTGGTTATCCTAAAGGAAGAATTATTGAAATTTATGGTCCTGAATCATCTGGAAAAACCACTTTATCACTACATGCTATTTGTGAAATTCAAAAATTAGGAGGAATTGCTGCTTTTATTGATGCAGAACATTCATTAGATCCAAAATATTGTCATAATTTAGGTATAGATACTAACAAATTATTAGTTAGTCAACCAGATAATGGTGAGCAAGCATTAGATATTTTAGAAATGTTAATTAATTCAAATAGTATTGATTTAATTATTGTTGATTCAGTAGCTGCTTTAGTACCAAAAACTGAATTAGAAGGTGAAATGAGTGATCAGTCAATTGGACTACAAGCAAGAATGATGTCAAAAGCTTTAAGAAAGTTAAATGGTTTAATTGCAAAATCTAATACAACTGTGATTTTTATTAATCAATTAAGAGAAAAAATTGGAGTTATTTTTGGAAATCCAGAAACTACAACAGGTGGTAAAGCTTTAAAGTTTTTTTCATCAATTAGACTAGAAGTTAGAAAATCAGAAAATATTCTTTCAAACTCAGAAATTATTGGTAATAAAATTAAAATAAAAATTGTTAAAAATAAAACTGCTATTCCTTTTAAAACTGCAACCATATCACTTTTATATAATAAAGGTATTGATAAAATTGGTGAATTAGTTGATTTATTAGTAAGTTATGAAATTGTTGAAAAATCTGGTGTTTGATATTCTTATCAAAATGAAAAAATAGGACAAGGAAAAACTAGTGTTATTCAGTGATTAAATGCTGATGAAAAAAGAACTAATGAATTAATACAACAAGTTAAAAAAATAATAGAACAAAAAGAATAA
- the rny gene encoding ribonuclease Y, with translation MNDDIIILLSVFCGIFFICFIICSSIALYLWKSKSRKRLVEQYTKEAKQAKKQILANGYKEISEAKMLFLKRSELEKNELDRVKEQLELRSNDLKRNQEIVESKSQRLDASLLDLEKRKFLLDKKEEYLIKILEDASGLTKSQAKELLIKQVKNKSEKELISILKNAELQAHSSSKMIANNIIISAMERIKVELTSQRTTNIVKLPSDDLKGRIIGKDGRNMKAFEQIGGVDIVVDETPNTVVVSSFNPIRREIATRTLEQLIIDGRIQPIKIENELKKQEQELEYIIQETGLSTIKELNINDIDIELVKLIGKLKFRTSYGQNVLAHSIEVAKLSGAIASELGLDVEKAIRAGLLHDIGKAIDFEKQGSHVVLGAEIAKKYNEDPIIINCIESHHEDKEKESEIAAIVAIADSISASRPGARYNAIDEFILRMTEIEKIGNSIPGVAKTYALQSGRQIRLIVNPLVASDLDLAMILEKMKEEIKNKVIIPGEITITVIRERKETDVLK, from the coding sequence ATGAATGATGACATAATTATATTACTCTCAGTTTTTTGTGGTATATTTTTTATTTGCTTTATTATTTGTAGTTCTATTGCTTTGTATTTATGAAAATCTAAATCAAGAAAGCGTCTTGTTGAACAATATACAAAAGAAGCTAAGCAAGCAAAAAAACAAATTTTAGCTAATGGATATAAAGAAATTAGTGAAGCAAAGATGCTTTTTTTAAAAAGAAGTGAATTAGAAAAAAACGAATTAGATAGAGTAAAAGAACAATTAGAACTAAGAAGTAATGATTTAAAAAGAAATCAAGAAATAGTTGAGTCTAAATCACAAAGATTAGATGCTAGTTTATTAGATCTAGAAAAAAGAAAATTTTTATTAGATAAAAAAGAAGAATATTTAATCAAGATTTTAGAAGATGCTTCTGGTTTAACTAAATCCCAAGCAAAAGAATTATTAATAAAACAAGTAAAAAATAAATCAGAAAAAGAACTTATTTCTATTTTAAAAAATGCTGAATTACAAGCACATAGTAGTTCTAAAATGATTGCTAATAATATTATAATTTCAGCAATGGAAAGAATTAAAGTAGAACTTACAAGTCAAAGAACAACTAATATTGTTAAATTACCATCTGATGATCTTAAGGGTCGTATTATTGGTAAAGACGGTAGAAATATGAAAGCTTTTGAACAAATTGGTGGAGTTGATATTGTTGTTGATGAAACACCAAACACTGTTGTAGTTTCTTCTTTTAATCCAATTAGAAGAGAAATAGCAACAAGAACATTAGAACAGTTAATTATTGATGGTAGAATCCAACCAATTAAAATTGAAAATGAATTAAAAAAACAAGAACAAGAATTAGAGTATATAATTCAAGAAACTGGCTTAAGTACTATTAAAGAGTTAAATATTAATGATATTGATATTGAATTAGTTAAATTAATTGGTAAATTAAAGTTTAGAACTAGTTATGGGCAAAATGTCTTAGCTCATTCTATTGAAGTTGCTAAACTATCTGGAGCTATTGCTTCTGAGTTAGGTTTAGATGTTGAAAAAGCAATTAGAGCAGGATTATTACATGATATTGGTAAAGCTATAGATTTTGAAAAGCAAGGTAGTCACGTTGTATTAGGTGCAGAAATTGCTAAAAAATATAATGAAGATCCAATTATTATAAATTGCATTGAATCTCATCATGAAGATAAAGAAAAAGAAAGTGAAATAGCTGCTATTGTTGCTATTGCTGATTCTATTTCAGCTTCTAGACCTGGAGCTAGATATAATGCAATTGATGAATTTATTTTAAGAATGACTGAAATTGAAAAGATTGGTAATTCCATTCCAGGAGTTGCTAAAACATATGCATTACAATCTGGTCGTCAAATTAGATTAATAGTTAATCCATTAGTTGCTTCTGATTTAGATTTAGCAATGATTTTAGAAAAAATGAAAGAAGAAATAAAAAATAAAGTAATTATTCCTGGTGAAATAACAATAACAGTAATAAGAGAAAGAAAAGAAACTGATGTTTTAAAATAA
- the ffh gene encoding signal recognition particle protein: MGFGDFLSKRMQKSIEKNMKNSTLNEENIKETLKEIRLSLLEADVNIEATKEIINNVKQKALGGYIFEGANAHQQMIKIVHEELVNILGKENAPLELNKKPSVVMMVGLQGSGKTTTANKLAYLLNKKNKKKVLLVGLDIYRPGAIEQLIQLGQKTNIQVFEKGKQDPILTAQEALEYAQENNFDVVILDTAGRLQVDQVLMTELDNLKKKTSPSEILLVVDGMSGQEIINVTNEFNSKLKLSGVVVTKLDGDARGGATLSISYLTKLPIKFIGEGEGYNALAAFYPKRMADRLMGMGDIETLFEKAVENIDERSIQKTMNRMFLGQFDLEDLRNQLAQIAKMGSLNKLMKMLPINKVSETQIQDAQRKLAVFSILMDSMTLKERRDPRVLKAISRKNRIIKGSGRTEKEFNELINSFEKGKKQVLEITKMIKSGRMPNLSKGGFKF, encoded by the coding sequence ATGGGATTTGGTGATTTTTTATCAAAAAGAATGCAAAAAAGCATTGAAAAAAATATGAAGAATTCTACTTTAAATGAAGAAAACATTAAAGAAACATTAAAAGAAATTAGATTATCTTTACTAGAAGCAGATGTTAATATTGAAGCAACTAAAGAAATTATTAATAATGTAAAACAAAAAGCTTTAGGTGGGTATATATTTGAAGGTGCTAATGCTCATCAGCAAATGATTAAAATTGTTCATGAAGAATTAGTTAATATTTTAGGAAAAGAAAATGCACCTTTAGAATTAAATAAAAAACCAAGTGTTGTTATGATGGTTGGATTACAAGGAAGTGGTAAAACTACTACTGCTAATAAACTTGCTTATTTATTAAATAAAAAAAATAAGAAAAAAGTTTTATTAGTTGGTTTAGATATTTATAGACCAGGAGCTATTGAACAACTAATTCAACTTGGACAAAAAACAAATATACAAGTATTTGAAAAAGGAAAACAAGATCCTATTTTAACTGCACAAGAAGCTTTAGAATATGCACAAGAAAATAATTTTGATGTTGTAATTTTAGATACAGCAGGAAGATTGCAAGTTGATCAAGTTTTAATGACTGAATTAGACAATTTAAAGAAAAAAACATCGCCAAGTGAAATTTTATTAGTTGTTGATGGAATGAGTGGTCAAGAAATTATTAATGTTACAAATGAGTTTAATAGTAAGTTAAAACTATCTGGAGTTGTTGTTACTAAATTAGATGGAGATGCTAGAGGTGGAGCTACTTTATCTATTAGTTATTTAACTAAACTACCTATTAAGTTTATCGGTGAAGGTGAAGGATATAATGCTTTAGCTGCTTTTTATCCAAAAAGAATGGCTGATAGATTAATGGGAATGGGTGATATTGAAACTTTATTTGAAAAAGCTGTAGAAAATATTGATGAACGTTCTATTCAAAAAACTATGAATCGAATGTTTTTAGGTCAATTTGATTTAGAAGATTTAAGAAATCAGTTAGCTCAAATTGCAAAAATGGGTAGTTTAAATAAGTTGATGAAAATGTTACCTATTAATAAAGTAAGCGAAACACAAATTCAAGATGCTCAAAGAAAATTAGCTGTATTTTCAATTTTAATGGATTCAATGACTTTAAAAGAAAGACGTGATCCAAGAGTTTTAAAAGCAATAAGTAGAAAAAATAGAATTATTAAAGGATCAGGAAGAACTGAAAAAGAATTTAATGAGTTAATAAACTCTTTTGAAAAAGGTAAAAAACAAGTTTTAGAAATAACTAAAATGATTAAAAGTGGAAGAATGCCAAATCTTTCTAAAGGCGGATTTAAATTTTAA
- a CDS encoding 23S rRNA (pseudouridine(1915)-N(3))-methyltransferase RlmH yields MKIKILCFGKLDKKFYIDAFNDYFKRLKKYVDLEIIELKEEVNGELNKIKDENSNLLLKKLQNYKDFEKVVLDVNSRLISTENLVEIIKTNLNYKSAKILFIIGPSDGYSKSFLNSFTNKFSLAKITLPHQLCRIVLIEQIYRVFKIINNEKYHK; encoded by the coding sequence ATGAAAATCAAAATACTTTGTTTTGGTAAATTAGATAAAAAATTTTATATTGATGCTTTTAATGATTATTTTAAAAGATTAAAAAAATATGTAGATTTAGAAATTATTGAACTAAAAGAAGAAGTTAATGGTGAGTTAAATAAAATTAAAGATGAAAATTCTAACTTATTATTAAAAAAATTACAAAATTATAAAGATTTTGAAAAAGTAGTTCTTGATGTTAACTCAAGATTAATTTCAACTGAAAATTTAGTTGAAATTATAAAAACAAATCTTAATTATAAATCAGCAAAAATCTTATTTATTATAGGTCCTAGTGATGGGTATTCAAAAAGTTTTTTAAATTCTTTTACCAATAAGTTTTCACTAGCTAAAATTACACTTCCACATCAGTTATGTAGAATTGTTTTAATAGAACAAATTTATAGAGTTTTTAAAATTATTAATAATGAAAAATATCACAAATAA
- the rpsP gene encoding 30S ribosomal protein S16, with protein sequence MVKLRLKRIGKKQAPFYRIVVADSRVNRNGQYIELVGTFNPLKDEVKIDNELTLKWLNNGAQPTDTVRSLLSKQGILKALHESKFSKNTQTENKKPVSKKTTKKSKDN encoded by the coding sequence ATGGTTAAATTAAGATTAAAAAGAATCGGTAAAAAGCAAGCACCATTTTATAGAATAGTAGTAGCTGACTCACGTGTTAATCGTAATGGACAATATATTGAATTAGTTGGAACATTCAACCCATTAAAAGATGAAGTTAAAATTGATAATGAATTAACTTTAAAATGATTAAATAATGGTGCTCAACCAACTGATACAGTAAGAAGTTTGCTTTCTAAACAAGGAATTTTAAAAGCTTTACACGAATCTAAATTTTCTAAAAATACTCAAACTGAAAATAAAAAACCTGTATCTAAAAAAACTACTAAAAAAAGTAAAGATAATTAA
- a CDS encoding ribosome maturation factor RimM — translation MNANLIKIGVIVNTFSIKGQVKVILNSDIVIDDLNKINTFFIETNDNFQVLRIQEINLNKNYLIVKFLNLNNINDVIKFKNKEIYCLKNQNITQLVSLINFKFTSFKTNGIIIDYMNNSYQQLIKVKSEDLKEFWVPLVDVFIKEIDYENQIIIAKNVEGLK, via the coding sequence ATGAATGCTAATCTTATTAAAATAGGTGTTATAGTCAATACTTTTTCTATTAAAGGACAGGTTAAAGTTATTTTAAATAGTGATATTGTGATTGATGATTTAAATAAAATCAATACCTTTTTTATAGAAACTAATGATAATTTTCAAGTTTTAAGAATACAAGAAATTAATTTAAATAAAAATTATTTAATTGTTAAGTTTTTAAATTTAAATAATATTAATGATGTTATTAAATTTAAAAACAAAGAAATATATTGTTTAAAAAATCAAAATATCACTCAGCTTGTATCATTAATTAACTTTAAGTTTACTAGTTTTAAAACAAATGGAATTATTATAGATTATATGAATAATAGTTATCAACAATTAATAAAAGTTAAATCAGAAGATCTTAAAGAGTTTTGAGTTCCTTTAGTTGACGTTTTTATAAAAGAAATTGATTATGAAAATCAAATAATAATAGCAAAAAATGTTGAAGGACTAAAATAA
- the trmD gene encoding tRNA (guanosine(37)-N1)-methyltransferase TrmD, with the protein MKFSIITLFPKIINSYIEESIIKRAINKQAIKIEIIDLRNFSTLSHNQVDDYQYGGGSGMVLMIEPLIKAIESVKTTKSIVLLTTPQGKTLNQSIVKTYANNYEHIIIVCGHYEGYDERVLDYIDDEISIGDYVITGGELASLILVDSISRLLPNVIKQESHENESFENNLLDHPVYTKPYEFRNKKVPDVLLSGHHQNIKKWREEQQVIKTLKKRPDLIDITKLNRHQLEIYKKMKGEQ; encoded by the coding sequence ATGAAGTTTTCTATTATTACTTTATTTCCTAAAATTATTAACTCATATATAGAAGAATCAATTATAAAAAGAGCAATTAATAAGCAAGCTATTAAAATAGAAATTATTGACTTAAGAAACTTTTCTACACTTAGTCACAATCAAGTTGATGATTATCAATATGGTGGTGGTAGTGGAATGGTTTTAATGATTGAACCACTAATTAAAGCAATTGAATCAGTAAAAACAACAAAATCAATTGTTTTATTAACAACACCACAAGGAAAAACTTTAAATCAATCTATAGTAAAAACTTATGCTAATAATTATGAACATATTATTATTGTATGTGGTCATTATGAAGGATATGATGAAAGAGTTTTAGATTATATTGATGATGAAATATCAATTGGAGATTATGTAATAACTGGTGGAGAATTAGCTAGTTTGATTCTAGTTGATTCAATATCAAGGCTTTTACCAAATGTCATTAAACAAGAATCACATGAAAATGAAAGTTTTGAAAATAATTTATTAGATCATCCAGTTTATACTAAACCATATGAATTTAGAAATAAAAAAGTTCCAGATGTTTTATTAAGTGGTCATCATCAAAATATTAAAAAGTGAAGAGAAGAACAGCAAGTAATAAAAACACTTAAAAAAAGACCAGATTTAATTGATATAACTAAATTAAATAGACACCAATTAGAAATTTATAAAAAGATGAAAGGAGAACAATAG
- the rplS gene encoding 50S ribosomal protein L19 — protein sequence MSSKATKTVKSKFDIINNQLRDDLIDFRSGDTIRVDVKIKEGYKFRIQSFEGLVIKTQGSGITYSVVVRKMSNGVFVERTFPLHSPIIDSVTLIKRGKVRRSRIYYIRKLSGKAARIKEIMPTKQAKEIK from the coding sequence ATGAGTTCAAAAGCAACAAAAACTGTTAAATCAAAATTTGATATCATAAATAATCAATTACGTGATGATTTAATAGATTTTAGATCAGGAGACACTATTAGAGTTGATGTAAAAATTAAAGAAGGATACAAATTCCGTATTCAATCTTTTGAAGGATTAGTTATTAAAACTCAAGGATCAGGAATTACTTATTCTGTAGTTGTTAGAAAAATGTCAAATGGTGTATTTGTTGAAAGAACTTTTCCTTTACACTCACCAATTATTGACTCAGTTACTTTAATTAAACGTGGTAAAGTTAGAAGATCTCGTATTTACTACATTAGAAAACTTTCTGGTAAAGCTGCTAGAATTAAAGAAATTATGCCAACAAAACAAGCTAAAGAAATCAAATAA
- the ylqF gene encoding ribosome biogenesis GTPase YlqF, protein MSAEFNWFPGHMNKTLKDIEARIEIVDVVVEVIDSRAPYSSKNATFKKLLKDKPIVYIFSKADIADSKVTQQWVDYYIKNENSKVIVLYNRHTDIVNELINVINELTIKKREKDKAKGIKNTLINALVIGIPNVGKSTFINRVIKGKNVKVGNKPGVTRGIQLIHLNPFINLLDTPGVLPSKLESETVAVNICAINSIKDNVFPKERVAAKLMSYIYNNYDDIIEKYYKINLRLQKPISVIDSYKIFETIGIEKKWYVTEDILDMERILSSFLKDLDKGKLGKISFEKVLEVVPEEIQKAINPEDNKQDNDISSLW, encoded by the coding sequence ATGAGTGCTGAGTTCAACTGGTTTCCAGGTCATATGAATAAGACTTTAAAAGATATTGAAGCAAGAATTGAAATAGTAGATGTCGTTGTTGAAGTTATTGATTCAAGAGCTCCTTATTCATCAAAAAATGCCACTTTTAAAAAGCTTTTAAAAGATAAACCAATAGTTTATATTTTTTCAAAAGCTGATATTGCTGATTCTAAAGTTACTCAACAATGAGTTGATTATTATATTAAAAACGAAAATTCAAAAGTAATTGTTTTATATAATAGACATACTGATATAGTTAATGAATTGATTAATGTAATTAATGAGTTAACAATTAAAAAACGTGAAAAAGACAAAGCTAAAGGAATAAAAAATACTTTAATTAATGCTTTGGTTATTGGAATTCCAAATGTTGGAAAATCTACTTTTATAAATAGAGTAATTAAAGGTAAAAATGTTAAAGTTGGTAATAAACCAGGTGTTACTAGAGGAATTCAGTTAATTCATTTAAATCCATTTATTAATTTATTAGATACACCAGGAGTTTTACCTTCAAAACTAGAATCTGAAACAGTTGCTGTAAATATTTGTGCTATTAATTCAATAAAAGATAATGTCTTTCCAAAAGAAAGAGTAGCAGCTAAATTAATGAGCTATATTTATAACAATTATGATGATATTATTGAAAAATATTACAAAATAAATTTAAGACTACAAAAACCCATTTCAGTTATAGATTCTTATAAGATTTTTGAAACAATTGGAATTGAAAAAAAATGATATGTTACTGAAGATATTTTAGATATGGAAAGAATACTATCTTCATTTTTAAAAGATCTAGATAAAGGTAAATTAGGAAAAATTTCATTTGAAAAAGTTTTAGAAGTAGTTCCTGAAGAAATTCAAAAAGCTATTAATCCAGAAGATAACAAACAAGATAATGATATTAGTTCACTATGATAA
- a CDS encoding ribonuclease HII, producing MISRKSFDDQIKIVHNITYLSGSDEAGRGCLAGPLVVASVILKPDYFNPLIKDSKKLNPKTRQVLYDEIIKNCLDYQIIIISSKQVDELNPLQASLLGFKTTINNLKITPDLALIDGNQNIELTNIKTLQIIKGDDKSFSIACSSILAKVTRDKILDEYDQIYPNYDFKSHKGYCTKKHLLAIQKYGILDIHRKSYKPIKKISKETS from the coding sequence ATGATAAGTAGAAAATCATTTGATGATCAAATTAAAATTGTTCATAATATTACTTATTTATCAGGAAGCGATGAAGCTGGTAGAGGTTGTTTAGCTGGTCCTTTAGTTGTTGCTAGTGTGATTTTAAAACCTGATTATTTTAACCCTTTAATAAAAGATTCAAAAAAATTAAATCCTAAAACTAGACAAGTTTTATATGATGAAATTATAAAAAATTGTCTAGATTATCAAATTATTATAATTTCAAGTAAACAAGTTGATGAACTTAACCCCTTACAAGCTAGTTTATTAGGTTTTAAGACAACAATTAATAATTTAAAAATCACTCCAGATCTTGCTTTAATTGATGGTAATCAAAATATTGAATTAACTAATATTAAAACTTTACAAATCATTAAAGGTGATGATAAAAGTTTTTCTATTGCTTGTAGTAGTATTTTAGCAAAAGTTACTAGAGACAAAATACTAGATGAATATGATCAAATTTATCCAAATTATGATTTTAAATCTCATAAAGGTTATTGTACAAAAAAACATTTACTAGCTATACAAAAATATGGTATTTTAGATATTCATAGAAAATCTTATAAACCAATTAAAAAAATAAGCAAAGAAACTAGTTAA
- a CDS encoding BspA family leucine-rich repeat surface protein, whose protein sequence is MKKLLISFSSLILLSGVAATVVSCANIEMSKNKKDKDKDLKSDKNKDQNNKFDKSKDKNQNSKPNNNDQNSKSNQDKTSPKDNPSTQSESEKQENSKQYDLDKLITNKFISIDGSGTGDGKLAKLPQNLQEYLDLIKKQNPKFTLTLNNVSFNVEENDNSGYKKVSVSTKGNSKNPVIVYFYKDRHDTVYEGEKKEVVKEIGWSKSTYSTDILHFDEQTKEVLENLPPFITSLEGAFRNNIQETIKNLDKWDTSNIEFMNETFYEAKNFNQDISGWKTNNVSNMDSMFYGASSFDRNLSGWNVDKVITYIEFNKDSKISERNKPKFKELKRIHQGQGATKILHNRGFLNKMNL, encoded by the coding sequence ATGAAAAAGTTATTAATATCATTTAGCTCTTTAATATTATTATCAGGGGTTGCTGCAACTGTTGTTAGTTGTGCAAACATTGAAATGAGTAAGAATAAAAAAGATAAAGATAAAGATCTTAAATCTGATAAGAATAAAGACCAAAATAATAAATTTGATAAAAGCAAAGACAAAAACCAAAATAGTAAACCTAATAATAATGATCAAAATTCTAAATCGAATCAAGACAAAACTTCACCAAAAGATAATCCGTCAACACAATCTGAATCTGAGAAACAAGAAAATAGCAAACAATATGATCTAGATAAGTTAATAACAAATAAATTTATTTCAATAGATGGAAGTGGAACAGGAGATGGCAAGCTTGCCAAACTACCTCAAAACTTGCAAGAGTATTTAGATTTGATTAAAAAACAAAATCCTAAATTCACATTAACATTAAACAATGTTTCTTTTAATGTTGAAGAAAATGATAATAGTGGTTACAAGAAAGTAAGTGTTTCAACAAAAGGAAATAGTAAAAATCCAGTAATTGTTTATTTTTATAAAGATCGTCATGATACTGTTTATGAAGGCGAAAAAAAAGAAGTTGTAAAAGAAATTGGTTGAAGTAAAAGTACATACAGCACAGATATTTTACATTTTGATGAACAAACAAAGGAAGTTCTAGAAAACCTACCACCGTTTATAACCTCTTTAGAAGGCGCGTTTAGAAACAATATACAAGAAACAATTAAGAACTTAGACAAATGAGATACTTCAAACATAGAATTTATGAATGAAACATTTTATGAAGCAAAAAATTTTAACCAAGATATTAGTGGCTGAAAAACAAATAATGTTTCTAATATGGATTCAATGTTTTATGGTGCTTCAAGTTTTGATCGAAATTTATCTGGCTGAAATGTTGACAAAGTTATAACTTATATTGAATTTAATAAAGATTCTAAGATTTCAGAAAGAAACAAACCCAAATTTAAAGAATTGAAAAGAATACACCAAGGGCAAGGTGCAACAAAAATTTTGCATAACCGTGGGTTTTTAAACAAAATGAACCTTTAA
- a CDS encoding single-stranded DNA-binding protein → MNLVNIIGQLEGDATVTYTSKDGEKKLYKFVVKVPKPYKSKEVDSLDYINIKAWSNAVDDEFLLHDQAVVGIEGRIQSFTSNNDLTNIRNEIFANRILYLN, encoded by the coding sequence ATGAATTTAGTAAACATTATTGGACAATTAGAAGGAGATGCAACTGTTACTTATACTTCAAAAGATGGAGAAAAAAAGCTTTATAAGTTTGTTGTTAAAGTACCAAAACCATATAAATCAAAAGAAGTAGACTCACTTGATTATATTAATATTAAAGCTTGATCAAATGCTGTTGATGATGAGTTTTTATTACACGATCAAGCTGTTGTTGGAATCGAAGGAAGAATTCAGTCTTTCACTTCAAATAATGATTTAACAAATATCAGAAATGAAATTTTTGCAAATAGAATTTTATATTTAAACTAA